In the genome of Achromobacter sp. MFA1 R4, the window AGAACGGCCGCCTGCTGTCCGCCCCGCTGGGCGAAGGCCGCGGCATGGACGCCGATCAGCTTCGCTTCGTGCGCGAGATCGAACAGCGCACCGTCGAACGCATCCTCACCATCCTCAATCCCCTGGTCGGCCCCGGCAACGTCCACGCCCAGGCCACCGCCGACGTCGACTTCGCCCGCCGCGAAGAGACGTCCGAGGTCTACCGTCCCAACCAGGAACCTGGCCAGGCTGCCGTGCGCAGCCAGCAGACCAGCGATTCGACCCAGCGCGGCGTCGGTCCCGCCCAGGGCGTGCCCGGCGCGCTGTCGAACCAGGCGCCCGCCGACGCGCAAGCGCCCATCGCCAATCCGCCGCAGCAACAGCCACCCCGCCCCGGCCAGCCGCAGCAGCCGGCCAACGCGCAGCAGCAACAACAGCAGCAGACCGGCACCCAGGCCGCCACGGGCAGCCTGAACGAACGCCGCGACGCCACCACCAACTACGAAGTCGACCGCACCATCAGCCACATCAAGCAGCCGGTGGGCAACCTCAAGCGCATGTCGGTCGCCGTCGTGGTGAATTACGTGCGCGACAAGGACGGCGAGCTGCAGGCCCTGCCGCCCGAGGAACTGAGCAAGCTCACCAACCTGGTGCGCGAAGCCATGGGCTATTCCGAGACCCGCGGCGACTCGCTCAACCTGGTCAACAGCCAGTTCAACGACGGTCCTCCGCCGCTGCCGATGTGGCGCGATCCGGAAATGATCTCGCTGTTCAAGACGATCCTGGCGTGGCTGGTCGGCGGTGTCCTGGCGCTGTGGCTGTATCGCAAGCTGCGCCGCACGGTGACCGAATACCTGTACCCGCCGGTGGATCCTGAACAGGCCGAAGCCGAGCGCGCCGAAGCCGCCCGCGAGGCCCAGGATCTGGCCCGCGCCAAGGAAACGGACCGCTACCAGGACAACCTGGAGCGCGCCCGCACCATGGCCAACAAGGATCCGCGCGCCGTCGCGATGGTCCTGCGCACCTGGATGAGCAAAGATGAAAAATGATTCCCTCCCCATGGACGGCATGACGCGCAGCGCCGTCCTGATGATGTCGCTGGGCGAAGACGCCGCGGCCGAGGTCTTCAAGTACCTCAGCGCCCGTGAGGTCCAGCAGGTCGGCGCCGCGATGGCGAGCCTGAAGCAGGTCACGCGCAACGACGTCGCCGTCGTGCTGGAAGAGTTCCGCCAGGAAGCCGACCAGTTCATGGCCGTGACGCTGGGCTCGGACGACTACATCCGCAGCGTGCTGACCAAGGCCCTGGGCAGCGACCGCGCCGCCGGCCTGATCGAGGACATCCTGGAAGCCGGCGACGGCGGCAGCGGCATCGACGCGCTGAACTGGCTGGACCCGAACACCGTGGCCGAGCTGATCGGCGACGAACACCCGCAGATCATCGCGACCATCCTGGTCCACCTGGAGCGCGACCGCGCGGCCGGCGTGCTGGCCCTGCTGACGGACCGCCTGCGCAACGACGTGATGCTGCGCATCGCCACCTTCGGCGGCGTGCAGCCCGCGGCGCTGTCGGAACTGACCGAAGTGCTCAATTCCGTGCTGGCCGGCCAGGGCGCCAAGCGCAGCAAGATGGGCGGCGTGCGCACCGCGGCCGAGATCCTGAACATGATGAATTCGACGCAGGAAGAGACCGTGGTCGCCAGCCTGCGCGAACGCGACAACGACCTGGCGCAGAAGATCATCGACGAGATGTTCGTCTTCGACAACCTGCTCGACGTCGAGGACCGCGCCATCCAGCTCATCCTCAAGGAAATCGACAACGACACGCTCATGGTCGCGCTCAAGGGCGCGCCGGAAGAGCTGCGCGCCAAGTTCCTGCGCAACATGTCCAGCCGCGCCGCCGAAATGCTGCGCGAGGACCTGGAAGCCCAGGGCCCGATCCGCATGTCGAAGGTCGAGACCGAACAGAAGAAGATCCTCCAGATCGCCCGCCGCCTGGCCGAAAGCGGCCAGATCGTGCTGGGCAATTCCGGAGACGACGCGTATGTCTGAAGCGGACAACGGCGCGACGACGCTCATCTCGCGCAGCGCCGCCTGGCGGCGCTGGCAGATGCTGTCGTTCGACGAGCCGGCGCCCGTCGAAGTCGAGCCCGAACCGGAACCCGATCCGGGGCCCGATCCCGCCGTGGTGATGGCGCAGCTTCGCGCCCAGGCCATCGCGGAAGGACACGAAGAAGGCCTGGCGCGCGGTCATGCCGCGGGCCACGAAGCGGGCCAGCAGGCCGGCTACGAGGCGGGCCTGGCCGCCGGCCGCGAGGCGGGCTATGCGGAAGGCCTGGCCCAGGGCCGCGAACAGGCCGCCGCCGAAGCCCAGCGCCTGCACGCCTTGGTGCAGGCCTGCGCCGAGTCGATCGGCGCGCTGGAAGAAAAGATGGGCCAGAGCCTGCTGACGCTGGCGCTGGATATCGCGCAGCAGGTGGTGCGCACCACCCTGGCCGAACAGCCCGAAACGGTCGTGAGCGCCGTGCGCGACGTGCTGCACATCAATCCCACCGCCGGCGGCCAGATGCGGCTGTGGGCCAATCCCGACGACATCGAACTGATCCGCCTGCACCTGGCCGACGAGCTCAAGGAAGGCCATTGGCGCGTGCTGGCCGATGAATCCATCTCGCGCGGCGGCTGCCGCGCCGAGACGCCCTTCGGCGACATCGACGCCACCCTGCAGACGCGCTGGCGCCGCGTGGCCGCGTCGCTGGGCCGCAACGCATCCTGGGAGGAACCGGTGTGAGCGCCAATCCGGTCTCCGCGCAGCCTGGCCAGGCCGGCGCGCCCCTGGCGGGCGCCCCGGCCCCAGTTGCTGCCGCGCCGGTCCTGGACCGCTGGCAGACGCAGCTTCAGATCGGCTCGATCCGCGCTGCGTCCACCGATCCCTGGCTGGTCAGCGGCAAGATCACGCGGGCCACCGGCCTGGTGCTGCACGCGACCGGACTGCGCCTGCCCGTGGGCGCCGCCGCCCGCATCGAAATCGCGCGCGGCCATGACCACTGGGCCGACGCCGAAGTCGTGGGCTTTGACGGCCACACCCTGTACCTGATGCCGCAGGCCGACATTTCCGGCCTGCCGCCGGGCGCGCGCGTGGTGCCGGGCGAACCGCCCGTGCAACGCCAGATTCCGCTGCCGCGCAAGGCCGAACTCAACGGCAATGCCAAGCCCCAGCTGGGCCGCCACCTGCCTGTCGGCAACGCGCTGCTGGGCCGCGTGCTCGACGGCGCCGGCCGCCCGCTGGACGGACTGGGCCCGCTGACGGGCGCCGAACTCGCGCCCCTGTCCGCCCAACCCATCAACCCGCTGTCGCGCGCGCCCATCGACACGGTGCTGGACACCGGCGTGCGCGCCATCAACGGCCTCTTGACGGTCGGGCGCGGCCAGCGCATGGGCCTGTTCGCAGGTTCCGGCGTCGGTAAATCCGTGCTGCTGGGGATGATGGCCCGCTACACCAAGGCCGACGTGATCGTCGTGGGCCTGATCGGCGAGCGGGGCCGCGAAGTCAAGGAATTCATCGAGCACAACCTGGGCCCCGAGGGCCTTGCGCGCTCCGTGGTCGTGGCCGCGCCCGCCGACGTCTCGGCGCTGCTGCGCCTGCAGGGCGCCGCCTACGCCACGCGCCTCGCCGAGCACTTCCGCGACCAGGGCCTGGACGTGCTGCTCATCATGGATTCGCTGACCCGCTACGCCATGGCGCAACGGGAGATCGCGCTCGCCATCGGCGAACCGCCCGCGACCAAGGGCTATCCGCCGTCGGTCTTCGCCAAGCTGCCCACCCTGGTGGAACGCGCGGGCATGGGCGCGCCCGGCCCGTCCGGCAAGGCCGGCTCCATCACGGCGTTCTACACCGTGCTGGCTGAAGGCGACGACCAGCAGGACCCCATCGCCGATTCGGCGCGCGCGATCCTGGACGGCCACGTGGTGTTGTCGCGCCACCTGGCCGAATCGGGCCATTACCCCGCCATCGACATCGAAGCCTCGATCTCGCGGGCGATGACCTCGCTCATCACGCCGCAGCAGTTTTCGATCGTGCGCCGCTTCAAGCAGACCCTGTCGCGCTACCAGCGCAACCGGGACCTCATCGCCGTGGGCGCGTACGCCGCCGGCAACGACCCGCAACTGGATGACGCCATCGCGCGCTATCCCCGTCTGGAAGCCTTCCTGCAGCAGGATATCGGCGAGAACGTCGGCTATGAAGACGCCGTCAACCAGTTGCGAGCCAGTTTCGAAATACGGGACACCTATGCCTAGCCAATTGCCCCTGGACATGCTGATCAACCTGGCCAAGGAGAGCACGGACGAAGCCGCGCGCCTGCTGGGCCGGCTGACCGCCGAACGCAGCAATGCGGAGCGCCAGCTGGTCATGCTCCACGACTACCGCCAGGACTATCTGGAGCGCCTGCAGCAGGCAATGACCAGCGGCATGGCGGCGAGCGATTGCCACAACTACCAGCGCTTCATCGGCACCCTGGACGACGCGATCGGCCAGCAGCAAGGCGTGCTGCGCCAGGCGGACGAGAACCTGTCCAAGGGACGGCTCTACTGGCAGCAGGAAAAGCGCAAGCTCAACTCCTATGACGCCCTGGCGCAGCGCGAACAGCGCGCCCAGGCCGTCGTGGAGTCGCGCCGCGAACAGCGCGCCAGCGACGAATACTCCGCCCGCCTGGTCCAGCGCCAGGCCGGCGGCATGCATTAAGCAATACCTCACAGGAAGCCCAAGATGACCGCTCCCCTGCCCTTGCCTTCGATCACGCCGGCCGCGCCGTCGTCGGTCGCCGATGCGCTTGGCGCCAAATCCGCGCCGCCGGACAAGAAAGGCCCTTCCTTCTCGGACGTGCTGGCCCAGCAACGTCCCGCGCAGCAGCGGCCGAACCAGGCCGCCGACGCCCGTCCCGCCAAGACAGACGGCAAGACGCCATCCAAGGATCCGAACGCCGGCGATCCGGCCAGCACGGCGGAAAGCGCCGCAGCGGGCGC includes:
- the fliH gene encoding flagellar assembly protein FliH, with product MSEADNGATTLISRSAAWRRWQMLSFDEPAPVEVEPEPEPDPGPDPAVVMAQLRAQAIAEGHEEGLARGHAAGHEAGQQAGYEAGLAAGREAGYAEGLAQGREQAAAEAQRLHALVQACAESIGALEEKMGQSLLTLALDIAQQVVRTTLAEQPETVVSAVRDVLHINPTAGGQMRLWANPDDIELIRLHLADELKEGHWRVLADESISRGGCRAETPFGDIDATLQTRWRRVAASLGRNASWEEPV
- the fliF gene encoding flagellar basal-body MS-ring/collar protein FliF, yielding MNQQATLSSSLLAKFPVLERVRALPKPILIGAAAALVAVIVAVAMWSSEPQYKVLFSNLDDRDGGAIVTALGTMNVPYRYNETGTALLVPADRVYDARLQLASQGLPRGGSVGFELMDNARFGASQFAEQINYQRGLEGELARSIEAMNTVQHARVHLAMPRQSLFVRERQAPTASVLLNLYPGRSLSDAQVSAISWLVASSVPELTAESVSIVDQNGRLLSAPLGEGRGMDADQLRFVREIEQRTVERILTILNPLVGPGNVHAQATADVDFARREETSEVYRPNQEPGQAAVRSQQTSDSTQRGVGPAQGVPGALSNQAPADAQAPIANPPQQQPPRPGQPQQPANAQQQQQQQTGTQAATGSLNERRDATTNYEVDRTISHIKQPVGNLKRMSVAVVVNYVRDKDGELQALPPEELSKLTNLVREAMGYSETRGDSLNLVNSQFNDGPPPLPMWRDPEMISLFKTILAWLVGGVLALWLYRKLRRTVTEYLYPPVDPEQAEAERAEAAREAQDLARAKETDRYQDNLERARTMANKDPRAVAMVLRTWMSKDEK
- the fliG gene encoding flagellar motor switch protein FliG: MKNDSLPMDGMTRSAVLMMSLGEDAAAEVFKYLSAREVQQVGAAMASLKQVTRNDVAVVLEEFRQEADQFMAVTLGSDDYIRSVLTKALGSDRAAGLIEDILEAGDGGSGIDALNWLDPNTVAELIGDEHPQIIATILVHLERDRAAGVLALLTDRLRNDVMLRIATFGGVQPAALSELTEVLNSVLAGQGAKRSKMGGVRTAAEILNMMNSTQEETVVASLRERDNDLAQKIIDEMFVFDNLLDVEDRAIQLILKEIDNDTLMVALKGAPEELRAKFLRNMSSRAAEMLREDLEAQGPIRMSKVETEQKKILQIARRLAESGQIVLGNSGDDAYV
- the fliI gene encoding flagellar protein export ATPase FliI — protein: MAGAPAPVAAAPVLDRWQTQLQIGSIRAASTDPWLVSGKITRATGLVLHATGLRLPVGAAARIEIARGHDHWADAEVVGFDGHTLYLMPQADISGLPPGARVVPGEPPVQRQIPLPRKAELNGNAKPQLGRHLPVGNALLGRVLDGAGRPLDGLGPLTGAELAPLSAQPINPLSRAPIDTVLDTGVRAINGLLTVGRGQRMGLFAGSGVGKSVLLGMMARYTKADVIVVGLIGERGREVKEFIEHNLGPEGLARSVVVAAPADVSALLRLQGAAYATRLAEHFRDQGLDVLLIMDSLTRYAMAQREIALAIGEPPATKGYPPSVFAKLPTLVERAGMGAPGPSGKAGSITAFYTVLAEGDDQQDPIADSARAILDGHVVLSRHLAESGHYPAIDIEASISRAMTSLITPQQFSIVRRFKQTLSRYQRNRDLIAVGAYAAGNDPQLDDAIARYPRLEAFLQQDIGENVGYEDAVNQLRASFEIRDTYA
- the fliJ gene encoding flagellar export protein FliJ; protein product: MPSQLPLDMLINLAKESTDEAARLLGRLTAERSNAERQLVMLHDYRQDYLERLQQAMTSGMAASDCHNYQRFIGTLDDAIGQQQGVLRQADENLSKGRLYWQQEKRKLNSYDALAQREQRAQAVVESRREQRASDEYSARLVQRQAGGMH